The following coding sequences are from one Beggiatoa alba B18LD window:
- the mreC gene encoding rod shape-determining protein MreC, translating into MNPLFIQGYSPTFRVFIFVSLSLILMTIDHRLHYLKSVRSHLSVVVYPLQYLVDFPVKASHWLSQGFGSRLQLLSENSELREENLRLRFTLQKLQDLKNENERLRSLLGATTQFTEKVLVAEVLAVDLDPFTRRMLIDKGSEQGVFDGQPLLDARGVMGQIVNVGPLSSTLMLITDPNHALPVQVERSGLRTIAVGMGAVNRLELLYLPNNSDIVVGDKLVTSGLGGQFPPGYPVGEVVEVNPDIARPYAQVQAIPHALLERNREVLLIWNIEPDPIIVKDHHPGTTTPQ; encoded by the coding sequence ATTAATCCGTTATTTATACAAGGGTATTCTCCCACTTTTCGCGTATTTATCTTTGTGAGCCTGTCATTAATTTTGATGACAATAGACCATCGGTTGCATTATTTAAAGTCTGTGCGCTCACATCTATCCGTGGTTGTCTATCCGTTGCAGTATCTTGTTGATTTTCCTGTTAAAGCGAGTCATTGGCTTTCACAGGGATTTGGCTCGCGCTTGCAATTACTGTCAGAAAATAGTGAATTGCGCGAAGAAAATTTGCGCTTACGTTTTACACTGCAAAAATTACAAGATTTAAAAAATGAAAATGAACGCTTGCGTTCTCTCCTTGGTGCGACAACACAATTCACTGAGAAAGTGTTAGTAGCTGAAGTCTTAGCCGTTGATTTAGACCCATTTACACGACGTATGCTTATCGATAAAGGGTCTGAACAAGGGGTATTTGATGGACAACCGTTGTTAGATGCACGTGGGGTGATGGGGCAAATTGTCAACGTTGGCCCACTATCTAGTACGCTGATGTTAATCACTGACCCTAATCATGCTTTGCCTGTACAAGTGGAACGAAGTGGATTGCGCACAATTGCTGTCGGAATGGGGGCTGTCAATCGCTTAGAATTGCTCTATCTGCCCAATAATTCGGATATTGTTGTCGGTGATAAATTAGTCACTTCAGGTTTAGGTGGACAATTCCCCCCTGGTTATCCTGTTGGGGAGGTGGTTGAAGTCAATCCTGATATTGCTCGCCCTTATGCACAAGTACAAGCGATTCCCCACGCTTTATTAGAACGTAACCGCGAAGTCTTATTGATTTGGAATATAGAGCCAGACCCTATTATTGTTAAAGATCACCATCCTGGAACGACGACTCCCCAATAA
- a CDS encoding DUF3131 domain-containing protein — protein sequence MKHAFLLSCYLFCLVYLSGCGVVVRSLHRSAENLSTSPIFHQGRYGDLTEEEQQWAKIAWLYFENNYNPATGLVNSRDGYPSVSVWDIADTIAATLAAKELALIDAYAFDQRISTLLDFLNRMNLSFGKLPNKLYHAGDGQMVNAGNQPDEIGWSAVDIGRLLIWLHILKTRLPAYSEYVDKAVLRWQFCDIIDNCGQLQGSARGEAQAVQTYPDTRIGYTEYAQAGFEMWGFTMQRAQLSYAVTNILGVNIVHDDRDPRLVGNYSPVVSLPYLLYGLELNWDKTDDARSTPLQHTDTFMADQAMNIYAVQARRYAQNNIFTARTENASNAEPYIVLDSIFAGGFAWNTLDAKGNYLPHLALVSTRATFGLWGLWKTPYTDKLMNLMKSTYQGDKGWYEGRYELTGGHNRTFTSATNATVLEVLFYKKIGKLYRPVQRQTYMDILLADEFKRPPRCFPQSRDKCQKQP from the coding sequence ATGAAACACGCTTTTTTGCTATCGTGCTATCTGTTTTGCTTAGTTTATTTAAGTGGTTGTGGTGTTGTTGTTCGTAGTTTACATCGCAGTGCAGAAAATTTATCAACATCGCCTATTTTTCATCAAGGACGGTATGGGGATTTAACCGAAGAAGAACAGCAATGGGCAAAAATTGCATGGTTATATTTTGAGAATAATTATAATCCTGCCACAGGGTTAGTAAATTCGCGCGATGGTTATCCATCCGTCAGTGTCTGGGATATTGCGGATACAATTGCGGCAACATTGGCAGCAAAAGAGTTGGCATTAATTGATGCTTATGCCTTTGACCAACGAATTTCTACCTTGCTCGATTTTCTCAATCGCATGAATTTATCTTTTGGTAAATTGCCCAATAAGTTATATCACGCTGGCGATGGACAAATGGTGAATGCGGGTAATCAGCCTGATGAAATCGGATGGTCTGCGGTGGATATTGGGCGTTTATTAATTTGGTTACATATCTTAAAAACCCGTTTACCTGCCTATAGTGAGTATGTTGATAAAGCCGTTTTACGTTGGCAATTTTGTGACATTATTGATAATTGTGGGCAATTACAAGGTTCGGCACGGGGAGAGGCGCAAGCCGTACAAACCTATCCTGATACTCGCATCGGCTATACCGAATACGCACAAGCAGGCTTTGAAATGTGGGGGTTTACCATGCAACGGGCGCAATTATCCTATGCGGTTACAAATATTCTCGGCGTGAATATTGTTCACGATGACCGTGACCCGCGCCTTGTGGGGAATTATTCCCCTGTTGTGAGCTTGCCTTATTTGTTGTATGGGTTAGAGCTGAATTGGGATAAAACTGATGATGCGAGGAGTACGCCGTTGCAACATACGGATACTTTTATGGCTGACCAAGCCATGAATATTTATGCTGTGCAAGCCCGTCGCTATGCGCAAAATAATATTTTTACAGCGCGTACTGAAAATGCTTCTAATGCAGAACCGTATATTGTTTTAGATAGTATTTTTGCAGGGGGGTTTGCATGGAATACGCTAGATGCTAAAGGCAATTATTTGCCACATTTAGCCCTTGTGTCCACCCGCGCAACCTTTGGGTTATGGGGATTATGGAAAACGCCTTACACGGATAAGTTAATGAATTTGATGAAAAGCACTTATCAGGGGGATAAAGGGTGGTATGAAGGACGTTATGAATTGACTGGGGGGCATAATCGCACATTTACCAGTGCGACAAATGCCACCGTGTTGGAAGTTTTATTTTATAAAAAAATAGGGAAGTTATACCGACCTGTTCAGCGACAAACGTATATGGATATTTTATTAGCGGATGAGTTTAAACGTCCGCCGCGTTGTTTTCCCCAATCTCGGGATAAATGCCAAAAACAACCCTAG
- a CDS encoding rod shape-determining protein: protein MFKRLRGIFSNDLSIDLGTANTLIYVRGQGIVLNEPSVVAIKQGRDGSTNAKHIAAVGAEAKLMLGRTPEHIVAIRPMKDGVIADFTITEKMLQHFIHKVHENRFLRPSPRVLICVPCGSTQVERRAIRESAAGAGAREVYLIEEPMAAAIGAGLPVSEAVGSMVLDIGGGTSEVGVLSLNGIVFSDSIRVGGDRFDEAIISYVRKHYGTLIGESTAERIKHEIGSAYPGKEIIEIQVRGRNITEGIPRSIKLNNHEVLEALQEPLQSVVKTVKTALEKTPPELGSDIAEKGLVLTGGGALLKDIDRLLMEETGLPVLIADDPLTCVARGGGRALEMIEQYGPDVFSLEAA, encoded by the coding sequence ATGTTCAAACGCCTGCGCGGAATTTTTTCCAACGACTTGTCTATCGATTTGGGTACAGCAAATACCTTAATTTATGTCAGAGGACAAGGTATCGTTCTTAATGAACCCTCTGTTGTTGCCATTAAACAAGGACGCGACGGTAGCACAAATGCAAAACATATCGCTGCTGTGGGGGCTGAAGCAAAATTAATGTTGGGGCGCACGCCTGAACATATCGTTGCAATTCGTCCCATGAAAGACGGCGTTATTGCTGACTTCACTATTACGGAAAAAATGCTTCAGCATTTTATTCATAAAGTCCATGAAAATCGGTTTTTACGCCCTAGCCCTCGCGTATTAATTTGTGTTCCTTGTGGCTCTACACAGGTAGAACGGCGTGCAATTCGTGAATCTGCTGCAGGCGCGGGCGCACGGGAAGTCTATTTGATTGAAGAACCGATGGCGGCTGCAATTGGTGCAGGATTACCCGTGAGCGAAGCAGTTGGCTCTATGGTGCTAGATATTGGTGGTGGTACGTCTGAAGTTGGCGTTTTATCTCTTAATGGGATTGTTTTCTCTGATTCTATTCGGGTTGGAGGAGACCGTTTTGATGAGGCGATTATCAGTTATGTGCGGAAACATTATGGCACGCTGATTGGTGAATCAACCGCAGAACGGATTAAACATGAGATTGGCTCAGCCTACCCAGGGAAAGAAATTATTGAAATTCAAGTGCGTGGGCGTAATATCACAGAGGGAATACCACGCAGTATTAAGTTAAACAATCATGAAGTGTTAGAAGCCTTACAAGAACCCTTACAAAGTGTGGTCAAAACCGTTAAAACGGCATTGGAGAAAACCCCGCCTGAATTAGGTTCTGATATTGCTGAAAAAGGCTTAGTCCTGACGGGTGGCGGTGCGTTATTGAAAGATATAGACCGTTTATTGATGGAAGAAACAGGATTGCCCGTTTTAATTGCCGATGACCCTTTAACCTGCGTTGCGCGGGGGGGTGGTAGAGCTTTAGAAATGATTGAACAATATGGTCCTGATGTTTTTTCTTTAGAAGCGGCTTAA
- the mreD gene encoding rod shape-determining protein MreD — MSLEKHHGGWVLLVTFSVSLMLAIMPLPGWAVIWRPDWVALVLIYWCIAIPQRVGVATGWMIGILYDVLSDTLLGQHALILCFLAYLSVKLHRQVRVFPWWQQAIFAGSLVAISELLEAWIRGAMGHPPVGWSFIYPALTSMILWPWIFIILRDMRRTYQVF, encoded by the coding sequence ATGAGCTTAGAAAAACATCATGGCGGCTGGGTTTTATTGGTGACGTTTAGCGTTTCCCTAATGTTGGCAATTATGCCTTTACCAGGTTGGGCCGTTATTTGGCGACCTGATTGGGTTGCCTTAGTGCTCATCTACTGGTGCATTGCAATTCCGCAACGAGTGGGGGTTGCAACGGGCTGGATGATTGGGATTTTATACGATGTATTGAGTGATACCTTATTGGGACAACACGCACTTATCCTCTGCTTTCTTGCCTATCTCAGTGTTAAATTACATCGACAAGTGCGCGTTTTCCCATGGTGGCAACAGGCGATTTTTGCAGGGTCTTTAGTGGCTATCAGTGAATTGTTAGAAGCATGGATACGCGGAGCGATGGGACATCCGCCCGTCGGTTGGTCATTTATCTATCCTGCACTGACTAGCATGATACTGTGGCCATGGATATTTATCATCCTGCGCGATATGCGACGGACTTATCAAGTATTTTAA